A portion of the Thermosediminibacter oceani DSM 16646 genome contains these proteins:
- the rsmA gene encoding 16S rRNA (adenine(1518)-N(6)/adenine(1519)-N(6))-dimethyltransferase RsmA — protein MNARAIMREFGIRPSKRLGQHFLIDEAPLYKMLEAARLNESDEVLEIGPGLGVLTLELCRRAKKVVAVEKDPNLIPVLEKLTKSYNNICLLREDVLKLDMEKLWREYFDGKFKVVANLPYYITSPVIMKIINNRHLIEMAVIMIQKEVAHRLVAAPGNKDYGILSVAVQLYADVDLVCHVGRSAFLPPPKVDSAVVRLVLKEGSAVPLEDERLFFKVVEAAFGERRKTVKNSLRSRLSLFAGDVEEALERAGIDGSRRAETLTIEEFAALAREIKDYLKDCS, from the coding sequence TTGAACGCCAGGGCTATAATGAGAGAGTTCGGCATAAGGCCCAGCAAACGCCTGGGCCAGCACTTTCTCATTGATGAGGCTCCTTTATATAAGATGCTGGAAGCCGCACGGCTGAATGAGAGCGACGAGGTCCTGGAGATAGGTCCGGGCCTCGGGGTGCTCACCCTTGAACTTTGCCGGCGTGCAAAGAAAGTGGTAGCCGTGGAAAAGGATCCGAACCTTATCCCGGTGCTGGAAAAATTGACAAAAAGTTATAATAATATTTGTTTATTGCGGGAAGATGTGTTAAAATTAGATATGGAAAAGCTATGGCGGGAGTACTTCGACGGGAAGTTCAAGGTCGTGGCTAATCTCCCCTATTATATAACCAGTCCGGTGATAATGAAGATAATAAATAACCGCCATTTGATCGAAATGGCGGTTATTATGATACAAAAGGAAGTGGCTCACCGGCTGGTGGCCGCGCCGGGCAATAAGGACTACGGCATACTATCCGTGGCTGTGCAGCTTTACGCCGACGTGGATCTGGTATGCCATGTGGGAAGGTCGGCCTTCCTGCCGCCTCCGAAGGTGGATTCGGCGGTGGTAAGGCTGGTGTTGAAGGAGGGGTCCGCAGTACCCCTTGAAGACGAAAGGCTGTTTTTCAAGGTTGTGGAGGCCGCCTTCGGCGAAAGGCGAAAGACCGTCAAAAACTCCCTCAGGAGCAGGCTTTCGCTTTTCGCCGGCGATGTGGAAGAAGCGCTCGAAAGGGCGGGAATCGACGGCTCCCGCCGGGCCGAAACGCTGACCATAGAGGAGTTTGCAGCCTTGGCGCGGGAAATAAAAGACTATTTAAAGGACTGTTCATAA
- a CDS encoding ribonuclease H-like YkuK family protein, with amino-acid sequence MYFISPTKGRIPIEEVVKDIIAFMEEEPNAPYKLIIGTDSQARDNVCFVTAIIVHRVGKGARYYYQRKIMPQVKSLRHKVYTETSLSLEAVSLLKGELSKTSYRNMDVEIHVDIGQNGDTKELIREVVGWVMSSGYKVKIKPQAFGATKVADKYTK; translated from the coding sequence ATGTACTTTATCAGCCCTACAAAAGGAAGGATTCCCATCGAAGAAGTTGTAAAGGACATCATCGCCTTTATGGAAGAGGAACCCAATGCGCCTTACAAGCTCATTATCGGTACCGACTCTCAAGCCCGGGACAACGTTTGCTTCGTGACGGCAATTATAGTTCACCGGGTGGGGAAGGGCGCCCGGTATTATTACCAGCGGAAGATTATGCCCCAGGTGAAGAGCCTGCGGCATAAGGTATATACCGAGACGTCCCTCTCCCTGGAAGCGGTGAGTTTACTGAAGGGAGAACTGTCAAAGACCAGCTACCGCAACATGGACGTGGAAATCCACGTAGATATAGGTCAGAACGGAGATACGAAGGAACTGATCCGCGAGGTGGTGGGGTGGGTCATGAGCAGTGGTTACAAGGTGAAGATAAAGCCCCAGGCCTTCGGCGCCACCAAGGTTGCGGATAAATACACTAAGTAG
- a CDS encoding glycosyltransferase family 2 protein yields the protein MNIAVVPAKNEQGRIGKVLDNLSDTAVDRIVVVLNGSRDGTLKEIKTQKLPKVEVLSFREPLGYDIPRAVGVYYALKKGAECVVFVDGDMTGNLLPAVNRLVDAVVSEKVDLAMTRIQPEMISENELARELYLFRRVLNERLGLYKKVGVAIPSHGPCAVSRRLMEKADIRDFAVPPVILAFAVKNDLRVEAPVEMHSRELGSKVRGFSHAKKIADTIIGDILEALAFFEGKPRKRILLQKEYQGYNPRRRFDLLERFIALYGRNFDFNPST from the coding sequence TTGAATATAGCTGTAGTTCCCGCAAAGAACGAGCAGGGTAGGATAGGCAAAGTACTGGATAATCTTAGCGATACCGCAGTAGACCGGATAGTCGTGGTACTGAACGGCAGCAGGGACGGAACACTAAAAGAGATAAAGACCCAGAAACTCCCGAAGGTAGAAGTCCTGAGTTTCAGGGAACCGCTGGGGTATGACATCCCCAGGGCCGTAGGAGTTTATTACGCCCTTAAAAAAGGAGCCGAATGCGTGGTCTTCGTCGACGGCGACATGACCGGTAATCTGCTGCCAGCGGTAAACAGGCTCGTCGACGCCGTTGTCAGTGAAAAAGTGGATCTAGCCATGACGCGGATCCAGCCCGAGATGATTTCGGAAAATGAGCTCGCCAGAGAGCTTTATTTATTCCGCAGGGTCCTTAACGAGCGCCTGGGGTTATACAAGAAGGTGGGAGTCGCAATCCCCTCCCACGGACCCTGCGCGGTTTCAAGAAGGCTCATGGAAAAGGCCGATATAAGGGATTTCGCCGTTCCTCCCGTGATCCTGGCGTTTGCGGTAAAAAATGACCTGCGCGTGGAAGCCCCCGTCGAGATGCACAGCAGGGAACTGGGTTCAAAAGTGCGGGGGTTTTCACACGCAAAAAAAATCGCCGATACCATCATCGGCGATATTCTCGAGGCTCTGGCCTTTTTCGAAGGTAAGCCCCGGAAGCGTATTTTGCTTCAGAAAGAATACCAGGGCTATAATCCCCGGCGGCGCTTCGACCTGCTGGAAAGATTTATAGCCCTTTACGGCAGAAATTTTGATTTCAATCCGTCTACTTAG
- the yabG gene encoding sporulation peptidase YabG: protein MAMIKVGDVVARLSYGKDIYFKVVDIREEQHIALLRGINVRIFADAPLEDLVFPSASEIREYKKEYIRKYNECLERIFYRREVEMNRLKRGDSDENGFFYIPGKVLHVDGDEEYLELCLTTYRQLGIEAHGVKLSEKDQPGKIRKLVMEYNPDILVITGHDGLLKNRSDFNNVEAYRNSKFFIEAVKEARKYEPSLDDLVIFAGACQSHYEGLIKAGANFASSPHRVFIHALDPVFVIEKIAFTPIDKIVSAKDVIEATITGIKGIGGIGTRGKLREGLPRSPYD, encoded by the coding sequence ATGGCTATGATAAAAGTGGGGGATGTGGTAGCGCGGCTGTCTTACGGTAAGGATATTTACTTTAAAGTGGTTGATATAAGAGAAGAACAGCACATCGCATTGCTGAGAGGCATAAACGTGAGAATATTTGCCGACGCCCCGCTGGAGGACCTGGTGTTTCCTTCGGCTTCGGAAATACGCGAGTACAAAAAGGAATATATAAGAAAATACAACGAGTGCCTGGAGAGGATTTTTTACCGCAGAGAAGTGGAGATGAACAGGCTGAAGAGGGGAGATTCCGATGAAAACGGTTTTTTTTATATTCCCGGGAAGGTGCTCCATGTGGATGGCGATGAGGAATACCTGGAACTTTGCCTGACCACTTACAGGCAGTTAGGCATCGAGGCCCACGGTGTGAAGTTGTCCGAGAAAGATCAGCCCGGGAAGATAAGGAAGCTCGTCATGGAATACAATCCCGATATCCTTGTAATAACCGGACACGACGGACTTTTAAAAAACCGCAGTGACTTCAACAACGTAGAGGCTTACAGGAATTCCAAGTTTTTCATAGAAGCGGTCAAGGAAGCTAGAAAATACGAACCCTCTCTGGATGACCTGGTTATATTCGCCGGCGCCTGCCAGTCCCACTACGAAGGGCTTATCAAAGCTGGAGCGAATTTTGCCAGTTCACCCCACCGGGTTTTCATCCACGCTCTCGACCCGGTGTTCGTCATAGAAAAAATAGCCTTTACTCCCATCGACAAGATAGTCTCCGCGAAAGATGTGATAGAAGCCACTATAACCGGTATAAAGGGTATAGGCGGTATAGGAACCCGGGGCAAGCTGCGGGAGGGGCTGCCGCGTTCTCCATACGATTGA
- the spoIID gene encoding stage II sporulation protein D has protein sequence MAEECDGLKVRVFDVEKKRHLVLEMEEYVAGAVAYAMPAEFPPEALKAQAICARTIAVRRMRAFGGTGCRRYPDYDLCSDPLHCQGFLDEDDRRKLWGARFGEYMQRIKKAVEDTFGIILTFNGKPIEAVYHRACGGYTEDSESVWGNRVAYLRRVECNYCKDSPYWRVTRTFSIRQLKKRLGIKLDENCFDKRELPGLVDEVQSTPSGRVKRMRIGDRVFDGTDVKKLLDLPSTRFGWKVSSITFEALGTGHGLGMCQCGAMGMALLGFPFDEILKFYFTGVELSDVVKPTAAKPLSGKVVAVDPGRGGEADHCGPMGLSEGYVNLEIARVLAAMLVREGAQVVMTREKDEYKSLSERVKIINQNKADIAMSIHQSFHSDESMGGTEVFYFPGDKKARMLSLCVHRELISALNLTDHGVKEADLYILRETNIPCIVVNVAHLSNPEEERLLSEREFREKAARAILSGIKSYYQGLLKE, from the coding sequence ATGGCGGAAGAATGCGACGGACTTAAAGTCAGAGTATTTGACGTGGAGAAAAAGAGGCACCTTGTACTCGAAATGGAAGAATACGTGGCCGGAGCGGTAGCCTACGCCATGCCGGCGGAGTTCCCGCCGGAAGCCCTCAAAGCCCAGGCTATATGCGCCAGAACCATAGCCGTGCGGAGAATGAGGGCTTTCGGCGGCACCGGATGCCGCAGGTACCCGGATTACGACCTGTGCAGCGACCCCCTCCACTGCCAGGGTTTTCTCGATGAAGATGACCGCAGGAAGCTCTGGGGGGCAAGGTTCGGGGAGTACATGCAAAGGATTAAAAAAGCGGTGGAGGACACTTTTGGGATCATACTCACCTTTAACGGCAAGCCCATAGAGGCGGTATACCACCGCGCGTGCGGCGGGTACACCGAGGATTCCGAGAGCGTATGGGGTAACAGGGTGGCCTACCTCAGGCGGGTGGAGTGCAATTACTGCAAGGACTCTCCCTACTGGCGGGTCACCCGGACCTTCTCCATAAGACAGCTTAAAAAGCGGCTGGGCATCAAATTGGACGAAAATTGCTTCGATAAAAGGGAATTGCCCGGCCTGGTGGATGAAGTCCAGAGTACCCCTTCCGGCAGGGTCAAAAGAATGAGGATAGGCGATAGGGTATTCGACGGCACCGACGTGAAAAAACTGCTGGACCTACCGTCCACCCGTTTCGGCTGGAAAGTGTCCAGCATTACCTTCGAGGCCTTAGGGACTGGCCACGGATTGGGGATGTGCCAGTGCGGCGCTATGGGAATGGCCCTGCTGGGATTCCCTTTTGACGAGATACTGAAGTTCTACTTTACGGGCGTGGAGCTGTCCGATGTAGTAAAACCTACCGCGGCCAAACCCCTTTCCGGCAAGGTGGTGGCCGTCGACCCCGGCCGGGGAGGAGAGGCCGACCACTGCGGACCCATGGGGCTTTCCGAGGGCTACGTAAACCTGGAGATAGCGAGGGTCCTCGCGGCAATGCTTGTTCGGGAAGGGGCCCAGGTGGTCATGACCAGGGAAAAAGACGAATACAAAAGCCTCTCCGAAAGGGTGAAGATAATCAACCAGAACAAGGCCGACATCGCCATGAGCATCCACCAAAGCTTCCACAGCGACGAAAGCATGGGGGGGACGGAGGTATTTTATTTTCCCGGGGACAAAAAAGCAAGGATGCTTTCACTCTGCGTTCACAGGGAGTTAATTTCCGCCCTGAACCTAACGGACCACGGCGTGAAGGAAGCCGACCTTTATATTCTGAGGGAGACCAACATCCCCTGTATCGTTGTAAACGTAGCTCACCTCAGCAATCCCGAGGAGGAGAGGCTGCTCTCGGAACGCGAATTTAGGGAAAAGGCGGCCAGAGCCATTTTATCCGGAATAAAATCATATTATCAGGGCCTTTTAAAAGAATAG
- a CDS encoding Veg family protein produces MATENTLLRIRKSIEPYVGQKVRVRANRGRKKTFEKEGILEKVYPSIFVIRVEESPDFVRRISYSYSDILTETVQLTLCQKEKSGSK; encoded by the coding sequence ATGGCCACCGAGAACACTCTTCTCAGGATCAGGAAGAGCATCGAGCCCTACGTGGGTCAAAAGGTGAGGGTAAGGGCCAACCGGGGCCGTAAGAAGACCTTTGAGAAAGAAGGTATACTGGAGAAGGTTTATCCCAGTATATTCGTTATCAGGGTCGAGGAATCCCCCGACTTCGTAAGGCGAATTTCCTACAGTTACTCGGATATACTTACCGAGACTGTCCAGCTTACGCTGTGCCAGAAAGAAAAGAGTGGGTCAAAATAG
- a CDS encoding CAP domain-containing protein, with the protein MRKPLRNLIVLTLLAALVLLPGVASAAGWITVNLNYNGKVQTFRIPIEGLEGGTYKCNITIPKLPGQTLSKPAPQPAPQPKPQPAPGDDKPITPPVKGLTADEQQMLNLVNAERVKAGLKPLEIDMRLVDISRKKSKDMIENNYFGHTSPTYGTPFDALKAAGISYRYAGENIAGAPTVQRAHEGLMNSPGHRANILNPNYNRIGIGIVDGGPYGKMFTQTFIGTN; encoded by the coding sequence ATGAGAAAGCCTTTAAGGAACCTAATCGTACTCACACTGCTCGCGGCTCTGGTGTTGCTGCCGGGAGTCGCCTCTGCGGCCGGCTGGATAACCGTTAATCTCAATTACAACGGTAAAGTCCAGACCTTCCGTATTCCCATTGAGGGCTTAGAAGGCGGGACCTATAAGTGCAACATTACCATCCCGAAACTACCGGGGCAGACCCTCAGCAAGCCCGCTCCGCAGCCCGCACCCCAGCCTAAACCCCAGCCCGCACCGGGGGATGACAAACCCATAACACCTCCGGTTAAAGGCCTGACAGCCGATGAACAGCAAATGCTGAACCTGGTGAACGCTGAGAGAGTGAAAGCAGGATTGAAGCCCCTGGAAATAGACATGAGACTTGTGGACATATCGAGGAAGAAGAGCAAGGATATGATAGAAAACAATTACTTCGGCCATACATCGCCCACGTACGGTACACCCTTCGATGCTCTAAAGGCGGCAGGAATTTCTTACAGGTACGCCGGTGAAAACATAGCCGGGGCCCCCACCGTCCAGAGAGCCCACGAAGGATTAATGAACAGCCCCGGCCACAGGGCGAATATATTGAACCCCAACTACAACCGTATCGGCATAGGCATCGTAGACGGTGGCCCCTACGGTAAGATGTTCACACAGACCTTCATAGGTACGAACTAA
- a CDS encoding DUF3794 and LysM peptidoglycan-binding domain-containing protein, producing the protein MGVKLSKELVRVDQVVGEDRAQTVVEGIILLPGGKPDIERVLSVEAEVNPQSLEINILDGKVMVEGSIDVQALYVGCVPSGSQPVHFVEGTVDFSFFVKIPGAKKNMDVRVKSRVEHVQFSCKENRPREIEVRIVVEFFVKVTQRVQIEIVVDATGPADLQVLRENIRVDNVVGEARTQAIVKSDVSVPEKKPDILEIIKVEGKARINETKLLDGKIIVEGVLEISVLYVADVPCDKPEQPVHFMEAEVPFTQFIEVEGAREDMSKFVKVQVEHIRARKKDERTLTVEAVLDIKARVFEPKMIEVVQDLFSPSQMLDVQKTRLKVDQVIGEDENQVVVKEALTVPLEKPPIEQIFKTNAKAKVTDTRIIDDKVIVDGVLKLETLYVASVPPHHPQQPLHFVEHEVPFTVFVEIPGAREDMMLDFDVEVEHVSSKVEPNDCRRFEVRVVVRLFAKVTKMVQLDVVVDVKQIEKGAKEEKEEKEKKDSSPTMTIYIVQKGDTLWKIAKRYNVTLEAIIQANNLENPDLIYPGQRLIIPRRMY; encoded by the coding sequence ATGGGAGTTAAGCTCTCTAAGGAACTGGTTAGAGTGGACCAGGTGGTCGGGGAAGACAGGGCTCAGACCGTGGTCGAAGGCATCATACTGCTCCCGGGCGGAAAACCCGATATCGAGCGGGTGCTGTCGGTTGAAGCTGAAGTCAACCCTCAGAGCCTGGAGATAAACATCCTCGACGGCAAGGTAATGGTGGAAGGATCCATCGATGTCCAGGCCCTGTACGTGGGATGCGTTCCCTCGGGATCTCAACCGGTCCACTTCGTAGAAGGCACGGTGGACTTCAGCTTTTTCGTGAAGATCCCCGGTGCCAAGAAGAACATGGACGTCCGCGTCAAGTCCAGGGTAGAGCACGTACAGTTCTCCTGTAAGGAGAACAGGCCCAGGGAAATAGAAGTACGGATAGTAGTGGAATTCTTCGTAAAGGTTACCCAGAGGGTGCAGATCGAGATAGTAGTCGATGCAACCGGTCCCGCTGACCTGCAGGTTCTCAGGGAGAACATTAGGGTAGACAACGTGGTAGGTGAAGCCAGAACCCAGGCGATTGTAAAAAGCGACGTTTCGGTGCCCGAAAAGAAACCCGATATCCTGGAGATCATAAAGGTCGAGGGCAAAGCAAGGATAAACGAAACCAAGCTTCTCGACGGCAAGATAATAGTCGAAGGTGTACTGGAAATCAGTGTGCTTTACGTGGCGGATGTACCCTGCGACAAACCCGAGCAGCCGGTTCACTTCATGGAGGCCGAGGTACCGTTTACCCAGTTTATAGAGGTCGAGGGCGCCCGGGAAGACATGTCTAAGTTTGTAAAAGTACAGGTGGAGCACATAAGGGCCCGCAAAAAGGACGAAAGGACTCTGACCGTTGAGGCAGTACTGGACATAAAAGCCAGGGTGTTCGAGCCAAAGATGATAGAAGTGGTACAGGACCTCTTCAGTCCGTCCCAGATGCTGGACGTCCAGAAGACCCGCCTGAAGGTGGACCAGGTCATAGGAGAAGACGAAAACCAGGTCGTTGTTAAAGAGGCGCTTACCGTACCCTTGGAAAAACCGCCGATAGAACAGATCTTCAAGACCAATGCGAAAGCCAAGGTCACCGATACCCGCATCATTGACGACAAGGTAATAGTTGACGGTGTTTTGAAGCTCGAGACCCTGTATGTAGCATCGGTGCCGCCCCATCATCCGCAGCAGCCGCTGCATTTCGTAGAACACGAGGTGCCCTTCACCGTCTTTGTGGAGATCCCCGGAGCCAGAGAAGACATGATGCTGGACTTCGACGTAGAAGTGGAGCACGTTTCTTCAAAGGTCGAACCGAATGATTGCCGCAGGTTTGAGGTAAGGGTTGTCGTAAGGCTGTTCGCCAAGGTCACCAAGATGGTCCAGCTGGACGTGGTGGTGGATGTAAAGCAAATCGAAAAAGGTGCGAAAGAAGAAAAAGAGGAAAAGGAGAAAAAGGACAGTTCCCCCACCATGACCATATACATCGTCCAGAAGGGAGATACTCTGTGGAAGATCGCAAAACGCTACAATGTGACCCTGGAGGCCATCATCCAGGCCAACAACCTGGAAAACCCGGACCTCATATATCCTGGCCAGCGGCTTATAATCCCAAGAAGGATGTATTAA
- a CDS encoding cyanophycinase, giving the protein MGEKVKGFLIIIGGAEDRKGECKILKKFINISGGKDARITVITAAAQDPQQVGAEYIEIFSELGAHDVQALNIESRKEADREEIADRILDSTGIFFTGGDQLRITSLLGGTRVYNALHRAYREGVIVAGTSAGASAMSDTMIIGGSGDQAPKGSTVSMAPGLGLLEEVVVDQHFAQRGRMSRLLLAVAQNPYILGVGIDEDTAILVSPDGKFRVIGSNTVTVVDGSIVDFTNVSELESGEPLAMFNAKIHILSPGFGFDMKNRKPLKGEATGTYIRSGNG; this is encoded by the coding sequence TTGGGAGAAAAAGTTAAGGGGTTTTTGATAATCATAGGAGGGGCGGAAGACCGGAAGGGAGAGTGTAAAATTTTAAAAAAATTTATAAATATTTCCGGCGGAAAGGACGCCCGTATCACCGTAATTACGGCGGCGGCCCAGGATCCACAACAGGTAGGGGCCGAGTACATCGAGATTTTTTCCGAACTGGGGGCCCATGACGTACAGGCCCTCAACATAGAAAGCCGCAAAGAGGCTGACAGGGAGGAGATCGCGGACCGAATTTTAGATTCCACGGGGATTTTTTTTACCGGCGGTGACCAGTTGCGCATAACCAGCCTCCTCGGAGGAACCAGGGTCTACAATGCCCTGCACAGGGCATACCGGGAAGGCGTTATCGTGGCGGGAACCAGCGCCGGAGCCTCAGCAATGAGCGACACAATGATAATAGGTGGTAGCGGAGACCAGGCGCCCAAGGGCAGCACGGTCAGCATGGCCCCGGGGCTGGGGCTTCTGGAGGAGGTGGTGGTGGACCAGCATTTCGCCCAGCGGGGCAGGATGTCGCGGCTTTTGCTGGCAGTGGCCCAGAACCCGTACATCCTGGGGGTTGGTATAGACGAGGACACGGCAATACTCGTGAGCCCCGATGGGAAATTCCGGGTCATAGGCTCCAACACGGTAACCGTTGTAGACGGGAGCATCGTGGATTTCACCAACGTTTCCGAGCTCGAATCGGGCGAACCTCTGGCGATGTTCAACGCCAAAATCCACATACTTTCACCGGGTTTCGGATTCGACATGAAAAACAGAAAGCCGCTAAAAGGTGAAGCAACCGGGACGTATATACGCTCCGGAAATGGATAG
- the cphA gene encoding cyanophycin synthetase: MDIVDIKAIEGPNIYSPKPVIRMLVDVGEYEDIPTKDIEGFNRRLLEKLPGLAMHHCCFEEPGGFLMRLQEGTYIPHVIEHVALEILNLLGQDVKFGRARRLEKTTYNIVFSYKGKFAALEAGRLAFRLVNALARGSDLDLEGELERIKRYCAEMELGPSTAAIEREAKSRGIPVTRVGDESLLILGYGAYQKRVKATITGETSCVAVDIACDKTLTKKMLTLAGIPVPEGTVVCSEEEAVRAARELGFPVVIKPVDGNQGNGVSLNLENEAEVAEAFRLAAGYSPRVIVEKYIRGRHYRVLVVGGKFVCAAERIPAHVVGDGIRSIRELIEEVNRDPVRGEKHEKPLTKIKVDPVVLRVLARRGYTLDTVPGKGELVFLRENGNLSTGGTAVDVTDLVCPENRMLAERAAAMIGLDVAGIDITTEDISIPVEKSGGAVIEVNAAPGIRMHLYPSMGESRPAARAIVDMLFPQEPPRFPLVAVTGTNGKTTTVRMVANILSAHGLKVGMTCTDGVYVGSMCIRRGDCSGPESAKMVLLDPSVEAAVLEIARGGLIRGGLAYEYADVGIITNITGDHLGQDGVNTLEDLMFVKSLVAEQVKPEGYAVLNADDITSVEVKKRVKSRVIFFSLQEDNLVLRKHIAEGGRGVYVKDGFIFFQEGDKSVSLMKVADIPAAMNGRARHNVQNALAAAAAGWALDVPAETIRRALSDFRCDESTNPGRLNIISEGNIRIILDYGHNPAALEAIIGTARSMNPARMVGVIASPGDRRDEAIVKLGQVAGRGFQRLIIKEDEDPRGRKPGEVASLLLEGALSAGLKKDQIDVILKEEEAITFALENAQDGDLIVIFYEHYDSAIEAIRESLKRRRKTPAAARIV; this comes from the coding sequence ATGGATATCGTTGACATAAAGGCTATTGAAGGGCCCAATATTTACAGCCCAAAGCCTGTGATAAGAATGCTGGTGGATGTAGGAGAATACGAGGACATACCCACCAAAGATATCGAGGGGTTCAACCGGAGGCTTCTGGAAAAACTACCCGGGCTTGCTATGCACCACTGCTGCTTCGAGGAGCCCGGCGGTTTTCTGATGAGACTTCAAGAAGGCACCTATATTCCCCACGTAATAGAGCATGTGGCCCTGGAGATTTTGAACCTTCTGGGGCAGGACGTAAAGTTCGGGCGGGCGCGCAGGCTGGAGAAAACCACATACAATATAGTTTTCAGCTATAAGGGCAAATTCGCGGCTCTTGAAGCCGGTAGGCTTGCGTTCAGGCTGGTGAATGCCCTGGCCCGGGGATCCGACCTCGACCTGGAAGGGGAGCTTGAAAGAATCAAGCGCTATTGTGCCGAAATGGAGCTGGGACCAAGCACAGCCGCAATCGAAAGGGAAGCGAAAAGCCGCGGCATACCCGTCACCAGGGTGGGGGACGAAAGTCTGCTCATCCTGGGTTACGGAGCTTACCAGAAAAGGGTAAAGGCTACTATAACCGGAGAAACCAGTTGCGTTGCGGTGGATATAGCCTGCGACAAAACCCTCACAAAAAAGATGCTCACCCTGGCCGGTATTCCGGTACCGGAAGGCACCGTGGTATGTAGCGAGGAAGAAGCCGTCCGGGCTGCCAGAGAGCTGGGGTTTCCGGTGGTCATAAAGCCCGTTGACGGCAATCAGGGCAACGGCGTAAGCCTGAATCTAGAAAATGAAGCCGAAGTTGCCGAAGCCTTCCGACTGGCTGCCGGGTACAGCCCCAGGGTGATCGTAGAAAAGTACATCAGGGGTAGGCATTACCGGGTGCTGGTAGTGGGCGGAAAATTTGTGTGTGCTGCCGAAAGGATACCGGCCCACGTCGTGGGCGACGGCATCCGCAGCATAAGAGAGCTGATAGAGGAAGTCAACCGGGATCCGGTGAGGGGTGAAAAACACGAAAAGCCCCTGACAAAAATAAAAGTTGACCCTGTCGTCCTGAGGGTTCTGGCCCGCAGGGGCTATACGCTGGATACGGTCCCCGGGAAAGGAGAGCTCGTGTTCCTCAGGGAAAACGGTAATCTGAGCACCGGCGGCACCGCCGTGGACGTGACGGATCTGGTATGCCCGGAAAACCGGATGCTGGCCGAGAGGGCCGCAGCCATGATAGGCCTGGACGTAGCCGGCATAGATATCACCACCGAAGACATATCAATACCGGTGGAAAAAAGCGGCGGTGCCGTGATAGAAGTCAACGCGGCGCCGGGCATAAGGATGCACCTTTACCCCTCCATGGGAGAATCAAGACCTGCGGCGAGGGCGATAGTAGACATGCTCTTCCCGCAGGAACCCCCGAGGTTCCCGCTGGTGGCGGTTACCGGCACCAACGGAAAGACCACCACCGTGAGGATGGTAGCAAACATTCTGTCGGCTCACGGCCTAAAAGTCGGCATGACGTGTACCGACGGGGTTTACGTCGGCAGTATGTGCATAAGAAGGGGCGACTGCAGCGGCCCCGAAAGCGCAAAAATGGTGCTGCTGGACCCATCCGTGGAGGCCGCGGTACTGGAAATCGCAAGAGGTGGCCTCATCCGCGGAGGGCTTGCCTACGAATACGCCGATGTGGGCATAATTACAAATATAACCGGCGATCACCTGGGGCAGGACGGTGTCAACACCCTGGAGGACCTGATGTTCGTCAAGTCCCTGGTGGCGGAGCAGGTAAAACCCGAAGGGTACGCCGTGCTGAACGCCGACGATATTACGTCGGTGGAGGTGAAAAAAAGGGTAAAAAGCAGGGTCATCTTTTTCAGCCTGCAGGAGGATAATCTGGTGCTCAGAAAGCACATAGCTGAAGGCGGCCGTGGCGTATACGTGAAGGACGGTTTTATCTTTTTCCAGGAAGGCGATAAATCCGTTTCCCTGATGAAAGTGGCCGATATACCCGCTGCCATGAACGGAAGGGCCAGGCATAACGTCCAGAACGCGCTGGCTGCTGCGGCAGCCGGATGGGCGCTGGACGTGCCCGCTGAAACCATACGCCGGGCTCTTTCGGACTTTAGGTGCGATGAAAGTACGAATCCAGGCCGCCTGAACATCATCTCCGAAGGCAATATAAGGATAATCCTGGACTACGGCCATAACCCGGCGGCCCTGGAAGCCATTATAGGCACCGCCAGGTCCATGAACCCCGCGCGAATGGTGGGCGTGATAGCCAGCCCCGGAGACCGTCGTGACGAGGCCATCGTGAAGCTGGGCCAGGTAGCGGGCAGGGGCTTTCAGCGGCTTATAATTAAAGAGGACGAAGACCCGCGTGGCAGGAAGCCCGGCGAGGTAGCGTCGCTTCTCCTGGAGGGGGCTTTGAGTGCCGGATTGAAAAAAGATCAGATTGATGTTATCTTAAAGGAAGAAGAAGCTATAACCTTTGCTCTGGAAAACGCCCAGGACGGCGACCTTATAGTGATATTTTACGAACACTATGACAGCGCAATTGAGGCCATCCGGGAGTCTTTAAAGCGCCGCAGAAAAACGCCGGCGGCCGCGCGGATAGTTTAA